GGGCGACGAGCCGGCGGTATGGGTGCATGATCTCACCGGGCGGATGATCGCCTGGATCGACGTGGGTATGCCCGATGCCGAACGCCTGCACCGCGCCAGCAAGCAGGCCGGCCGGGTCGCGATCTACACCCACCGTAACCCCGAGATGCTCAAGCAGCAGCTGGCCGGCAAGCGCATCCACCGGGCCGAGGATATTCCGCTCTACGCGATCGAGCACCAGCTCATGGCCGCCCTCGTCGCCGCGATAGAGCGGCGCACGCGCATGACGCTCTCGGTGACCGAGCGGCAGCTGTATATCGATATCGCCGGGCAGAGCATCACCGGCACGCTTGCCGAGCACCGCCTGGAGTGACGGCTGCTGCGGAGCCGTTTCCGCCTGCCCCCGCTACGCAGCACGAGCCTGTGCTACAATTGCCGTAGACGTTTGCCGGCTCAGGAGGGCGCCTTGCCAGCCACACAGCGCTACTGCGCATTTCTGCGCGCGATCAATGTCGGCGGCCATACCATCAAGATGGATCAGCTGCGGGCGCTGGTCGAGCAGCTCGGCTACACCAACGTGGCCACCTACATCGCCAGTGGCAACGTCATGTTCGACGCGCCCGATGACGACGCGCCGGCGCTCGAGGCGCAGATCGAGCGCCACCTGCACGCCGCACTCGGCTACGAGGTCACAACCTTCTTGCGCACTGCCGGCGAGCTTGCGGCGGTCGCGGCCTACACGCCCTTCCCAGCCGAAACAGGATCGGTTGCATGGCCTGTATGTCTCGTTCCTGAAGGCGCCGCTCGCCGACGCGGTGCAGCAGCGCGTGCTGGCGCTGGGCAGCGACACCGACGCGTTCCACATGCACGGCCGCGAGCTATACTGGCTCTGCCGCGTGCGCCTCAGCGACTCGCCGCTGTTCTCGGGTACCCTGCTGCCTAAAACCGTCGGCGTGCCTACAACCATGCGCAATATCACAACTGTGCGGAAGCTGGCGGCGAAGTTCGCCAGGCCCGGTTAGCCGCGCAGCCTGAGCCACCGCGTCGCCCGGCGCGCGTGCCTATTCTGCCAGAACAAAAAAGCCCTGCGCACTAGGCGCAAGGCTCTCTGAGGCTGGCTCCCCGACGAGGATTCGAACCTCGAACCTACTGATTAACAGTCAGCCGCTCTACCGTTGAGCTATCGGGGATCGCTGCAACACCGCGATTATACACAGCTTCACAGGCTATGTCAAATTACATGTGACGCTCGCTGTCGCGTAGATCGCGTATAATGGCAGCCATCGCCAGCTGTACTATGGAGTAGCCTCATGCCCGCCGTAGACCCGAAGCAGCGCGTCAGCGCGCTCCACGAGCAGCTCAACTACCATAACTATCGCTACCATGTACTCGACGATCCGGTCGTCAGCGATGCCGAGTACGACGCGCTGATGCGCGAGCTGCGTGCGCTCGAGCAGGCCCACCCCGAGCTGATCACGCCCGACTCGCCCACCCAGCGCGTGGGCGGGGCAGCCACCGAGCGCTTCGCCAAGCTGCGCCACCCCGTGCCTATGCTCTCGCTCGGCAATGCCTTCGACGAGGCCGGCGTCTACGCCTGGCGCGAGCGCGTCGCCAGGCTGCTCGGCGACGACGCACCAATCGCGTTTGTGGTCGAGCCTAAGATCGACGGCCTGGCGATCGCGCTGACCTACGAGCACGGCCAGCTGGTGCGCGGCGCTACCCGCGGCGACGGCGAGACCGGCGAGGATGTGACCGCGAATTTGCGCACGATCCCGAGCATTCCGCTGGCGCTGCAGGCACCGAAACCCGAAAACCAAGCACCAGGCTCGGATTCGGCCGGTTCTCAGCCCTCGGCGCTTGGCTCGATCCCCACCTCGATCGAGGTGCGCGGCGAAGTGTACATGCGCACCGCCGATTTCGATCAGCTCAACCAGCGCCTGGCCGCCGCCGGCGAGAAGATCGCCGCCAACCCGCGCAACGCCGCCGCCGGCTCGCTGCGCCAGAAGGACCCCGCGATCACCGCCAGCCGGCCGCTGCGCTTCTTCGCCTATGCGGTCGGGCCATTCGAGGGCGTGGCGCTGCACAGCCAGTGGGCCACCCTCCAGCTGTTCCGCCAGCTCGGCCTGCCCGTCAACCCCGACGCGCGCCGCTTCGACGATTTCGAGCAGGCGCTGGCGTATAGCCGCGAGTGGATGGAACGCCGCGATCAGCTGGCCTACGAGGTCGACGGGATCGTCTTCAAGGTCGATAGCCTGGCCCAGCAGCGCGAGCTTGGCGTGGTCGGGCGCGACCCGCGCTGGGCGCTGGCCTACAAGTTCCCCGCGCGCGAAACCACCAGCAAGCTGCTCGATATTTCCGTGAATGTCGGCCGCACCGGCGTGATCACACCCGGCGCGATCATCGAGCCGGTTAACCTGGGCGGCGTAACGGTGCGCAACGCCAGCCTGCACAACGCCGACTACATCGCCGAGCGCGATATCCGCATCGGCGATTATGTCACGGTCAAGCGTGCCGGCGATGTCATTCCGTATATCATCGGCCCGATCGTCGATCGGCGCGACGGCAGCGAGCGCCCCTGGGCCATGCCCGAGCGCTGCCCGGCCTGCGGCACGCCGCTCGAGCGCGCCGAGGGCGAGGTGGCCTATCGCTGCCCGAACTTCGGTATCTGCCCGGCCCAGCTGGTGCGCCGGGTCGAGCACTTCGTCTCGCGCGGGGCCATGGATATCGTCGGCATTGGCGAGAAGCAGGCCCAGCTGCTGGTCGAGCGCGGCCTGATCAATGATCTAGCCGACCTGTACACGCTCACGGCCGAGCCATTCGCCGGCATGGAGGGCTTCGGCGAAAAAAAGATCGCCAACCTGCTCGCCGGCATCGCCGCCGCGCAGGCGCGCCCGCTGGCGCGGCTGATCGTCGGCCTGGGCATCCGCTTCGTCGGCGAGGTGGCCGCCCAGGCGCTGGCCGCCGCGTTCGGCTCGCTCGACGCCCTGATGCAGGCCAGCGCCGAGCAGATCGACGATGTCGAGGGCATCGGCCCGGTGGTGGCCGCCAGCGTCGCGCAGTTCTTCAGCCTCGAGGCCAACCGCGCGCTGGTACACAAGCTCAAGCAGGTCGGCGTTCACACCGCCCAGCATGTTGCGGTCGAGCGCCAGGGCGACGAGCTGGCCGGCCAGTCGTTCGTGATCACCGGCACGCTGCCCACGCTCGCGCGCGAGCAGGCCGAGCAGCTGATCAAGGCCCACGGCGGCAAAGTCGCCGGTAGCGTCTCGAAAAAAACCAGCTATGTCGTCGCAGGCGAGGCCGCCGGCAGCAAATTGGCCAGGGCGCGCGAGCTGAATGTGCCGGTGCTCGACGAGGCCGGCCTGCGCGCGCTGATCGGCGCGGCGCCCACACCACCGGCCGACCCCGGCCAGATCACGCTCGATCTCTGAGCCGTGCCTGGCTGTGCGGGCCGCACCCGCAGCCGTGGTATACTGCATCGTACGCGGCCGGCCATGCCCGCCTACACATATGACGCATACTGAAGCGACAACTGTATACCTCGCGCTTGGCGCCAACCTGGGCGACCGCCGTGCGGCGATCGTGGCCGCGCTTGCGCAGCTCGCGCCCGCCGTGCAGGTCGAGCGGGTCTCGTCGCTGTATGAGACTGAGCCGGCCTACCTGCTCGACCAGCCGCGCTTTCTGAATGCAGCGCTGCGTGGCCGCACCACGCTGGCGCCACTCGCGCTGCTGGCGCTACTCAAGCAGATCGAGCGCGACCTCGGCCGGCACGCTGGGGTGCGCTATGGCCCCCGCACGATCGATCTCGACATCCTCGTGTATGGCGACCAGGTGCTGGCCGGCGCCAGCCTGACCATCCCGCACCCGCGCATGGCCGAGCGCCCGTTCGTGCTGGTGCCGCTCGCCGAGATCGCGCCCGACCTGGTGCCACCCGGCTGGCAGCGCTCGGTCGGCGCGCTCGCGCACGATGTACGCGGCCACGGCGATGTGATCACATGCAAAGGAGATCTGGCCCATGCTTAGCGCAGCGATTGAGCGCACGCTCGCGTATGGCGCGCCGATTTCGCGAGCGACCCTACCGCTGATCAACGGCCTGGCGCGGCGGCGGCTGCTGCGCACCGGCGTCGAGCAGCGCGAGGCACGCCTCGACGGCATTCTGGTGAACTATTACTACAAGGCGCCGGCGCAGCCCGCCCCCGATGCCGCCCCGATCGTGCTGCTGCACGGCATCGCCGACAACGCGCTGACATGGTCGTTTATGCTCGGTGCGCTCGCGCGTCAGTACCCGGTCTATGCGCTCGATCTGCCAGGCTACGGCTTCTCAGGCCTGCCGCCCGCGCGAGCCTATATGACTCTCGACGAAATGTGCGGCGTGCTGAGCACGTTTCTGCGCCACGAGCTCGGCCGGCCGGCCATGATCGTCGGCAACTCGATGGGTGGCTGGCTGGCGGTAAAGCTGGCCTGGGCAGTGCCATCGCTGGTGCGGGCGATTGTGCTGCTGGATGCCGGCGGTGCGCCGCTGCAGGGCCGCGACTCGTGGGTGCCCTTCGGCGAGACGATCGGCATCCCCGATATGAAGACTGCCCGGCTGGTGTTTCGCCAGATGTTCGGCGGCATCCCGGCGCCGATGCTCTACCTGGGCCAGCATAGCCTGCAAGAGCTATTTCAGCGCCGGGTGGTGCGCGAGTTTGTGGCGAATATGCTGGAGGCCGACCCCGAGCGCGAGCTGTTGCGCGCGCCTGATCTGCGCAACCTGCCGGTGCCGGCCGGGCTGATCTGGGGCTTGAACGACACATTCCTGCCGCAGGGCTCGCTCGAGTTCTTCCGCGAGAACCTGCCCGGCGCGCCGACGATGCTGCTCAAGCGCTGTGGCCACCTGCCCCAGCGCGAGCGGCCGGTAGCGGTGCTGCACTTCTTGCGCATGTTTGCCGCGCGCCTGGCCGCGCAACACGATGTCCATGCCACGCGTTAGCCGCGAGCTTCTGGCGCAACACCCTCGGAACAATACCTGTCAAATACGCGTAGAGTTGAAGGTGTTCACTGTTGGGGTACAGGGACGTAGACGGAGCGTACGCTGTCCGCGTTCGTCCGTGCTCGTCCGCATCCCAACCCCGTACGTCTGAACAGGTACGTAGAGTTCGTACCACGAAGCGCACGAAGCGCACGAAGGCGCGCTCAATTCATTGCAGCCCTCGTGCGCTTCGTAATTATTTGACACAAATTGGCGCTAGGCGAGTGCCCGCGCGGTGCGCAGCCAATCGAGGAATACCGCAACCACCGTCGGGTCCCAGTAGAGCCCCGCGCCAGCGCGCAGGCGCTCGGCTGCCTCGGCCACGCTGAACACGCGATTATACGGCCGCGTGGTGGTCATAGCATCGAATGCGTCAGCCACCGCCACGATCCGCGCGCCGAGCGGGATGGCCTCGCGCGCCAGCCCATCGGGGTAGCCACGGCCGTCCCAACGCTCGTGGTGGTGGCGTACGATCGGGCTCACCGCTGCGGCCATACGCAGTGGCTGCACGATCCGCTCGCCGATCAGCGTATGCTGCTGCATCACGCGGTACTCGGCCGGCGTCAGCGGGCCACCCTTGCGGATGATGAGCTCGTCGACACCCACCTTACCGACATCGTGCAGGAGCGCGCCGTAGCGCAGCGCCAGCATCGCGTCGCTGCTCAGCCCCAGGCGCTCGCCGATCGCCACCGAATACAACGCCAGCCGCTGCAAATGGCCCTCGGTGTAGGCATCCTTGGCTTCGACTGTGCGCGCCAGTGCGAAGATCACCGCCTCGGCCTGCTCGAGCTGGTCGTTGCGCCGCTTGTTGCGCAGCAGCGAGCGGATGCGCACCTCGAGCTCCTGCATATCAACCGGCTTCTGCAGGTAGTCGTCGGCGCCGGCCTCGAGCCCCTGCAGGCGCGACGCGCGCTGCCCCTCAACCGTCACCATAATAATTGGAATCTGCCAGGTGATTGGGCTGCGCTTGAGCGCCGCGCACACCGCGTAGCCATCCATATCGGGCAGCTGTACGTCGAGGATGATCAGGTCAGGCTGGCGGCACTCAATCGCGCTCAGCGCAGTGCGCCCATCGAGCATGTGATCGACGGTGTGCCGATCGAGCTCGAGCAGTGCGGCTAGCGCCGCGCCGGCCTCGCGATTATCGTCAACCACCATGATATGGCCGGGAGGGTCGTCGCCCGGTGAGCGGCGCTGGGCTGGTAGCGCGGCAGCGGCCTCACTCGTATGTGTAGTTGGCATCCACATCACGCAGATCCTCTCACCTGCCCGCATGAGGTGGTACGTAGAAGAACAATGCGGCAGAGCATACATGTTGGCAACTTGGCCAGCAGTATAGAAGGCCGAAATGAAGACTTGATGAATGCGCGCGTAGTCGGAAATGACAGTGGCTATATACTATAGTCGCGCACGATTGTCAAATCAGCTTGCATCTACCCGATTACGTATTACAATAGAGCTTAGGATGCATGTGCGATCAGCATTGACCACAACCCGCAGGCCATAGGCACATGCGATTGCAGGGAAGGGGGCACTATGAGCGAGAGATCGCCGAAAGTCGCACGGCGACGCGCACAGTATATCTGGACCGGCGAGGTCATTCGTGCGCTGCGTGAGCATATGAACCTGACCCAACGCGAGATGGCCGACGAGCTCGAGGTGCGCCAGCAGACGATCAGCGAGTGGGAGACCAACCTGCATACGCCACACCGCTCGACGCAGAAGACCCTCTCCATGATCGCGGAACGCGTCGAATTTAAGTACGAGGTCGCACCAGCACCCGCTGATCCAGCCGATCCGGGGGCTTGACAGCTATCCGGTTTCGTGTTAAAATACCGCTATTCGCAGAGCGATTGATGATCTTTTACTCAATATTCCGCTATCAGCCGGCTTGAGTGGGTATCGCGTGGTAGCGCGGCGGCGTCAGCCCCACGCCGAACCGGCGAGCGGATAAGATTGTAAATGCTCATGAATCGCTCTTCTTTCTCGCCCTTCTACACGTAATCAGGTTAGCGGCACAGCCACGTTGCTGCCGCATTAGCATGAAACCGGCGTTTATGCTTCCCATTTGGTAGGGTGTTCACCCCGCCAGAGATATTTCTGCGTGGGCCGATTGCCCGATAAACCCAGGAAGATGCGATTGCCGTAGGCAGGGAGGTCACCAATGTCGCGCCACCTGACGCTTCCCCATAACGAGCTATGTGCTGCATACACGGCCGGGCAAAGCACAATCGCACTGGCACGGCGCTACGGCTGCAGCCCGACCAGCGTAGCCAAGTACCTGCGCGCCGGCGGTGTCGCCATCCGCCGGGCACGCTTTACGCCGGTCAGCGTCGACGCGGCCAGGCTACGCCGCGCATACCTCGACGAGCGTCGCCCAATCGCGGTTATCGCGGCGATGTTCGGGGTTGCACCCAGCACGATCGGCAACAAGCGCCGGCAGTACGGTATCCCGCCGCGCTCGCGCCGGTAGGGCCGGCCAGGCTGCGCCGGCAGGCGCCACGCTCATTTCAGCTCGCGCTTGAGGATCTTACCAGTAGCAGTCTTCGGCAGAGTCTCGCGGATCTCAACCGAGCGCGGGTATTTATAGGCCGCCAGCCGCTCTTTACAGTATGCGATAATCTCAGACTCTTCGGCGCTCTGGCCTGGCTTGAACGACACCACCGCCTTGACTTCTTCGCCCAGCGCGGTGTCGGGCACGCCAATCACCGCAGCCTCGGCGATGGCCGGGTGCGCAT
The sequence above is drawn from the Candidatus Kouleothrix ribensis genome and encodes:
- a CDS encoding DUF1697 domain-containing protein produces the protein MPATQRYCAFLRAINVGGHTIKMDQLRALVEQLGYTNVATYIASGNVMFDAPDDDAPALEAQIERHLHAALGYEVTTFLRTAGELAAVAAYTPFPAETGSVAWPVCLVPEGAARRRGAAARAGAGQRHRRVPHARPRAILALPRAPQRLAAVLGYPAA
- the ligA gene encoding NAD-dependent DNA ligase LigA is translated as MPAVDPKQRVSALHEQLNYHNYRYHVLDDPVVSDAEYDALMRELRALEQAHPELITPDSPTQRVGGAATERFAKLRHPVPMLSLGNAFDEAGVYAWRERVARLLGDDAPIAFVVEPKIDGLAIALTYEHGQLVRGATRGDGETGEDVTANLRTIPSIPLALQAPKPENQAPGSDSAGSQPSALGSIPTSIEVRGEVYMRTADFDQLNQRLAAAGEKIAANPRNAAAGSLRQKDPAITASRPLRFFAYAVGPFEGVALHSQWATLQLFRQLGLPVNPDARRFDDFEQALAYSREWMERRDQLAYEVDGIVFKVDSLAQQRELGVVGRDPRWALAYKFPARETTSKLLDISVNVGRTGVITPGAIIEPVNLGGVTVRNASLHNADYIAERDIRIGDYVTVKRAGDVIPYIIGPIVDRRDGSERPWAMPERCPACGTPLERAEGEVAYRCPNFGICPAQLVRRVEHFVSRGAMDIVGIGEKQAQLLVERGLINDLADLYTLTAEPFAGMEGFGEKKIANLLAGIAAAQARPLARLIVGLGIRFVGEVAAQALAAAFGSLDALMQASAEQIDDVEGIGPVVAASVAQFFSLEANRALVHKLKQVGVHTAQHVAVERQGDELAGQSFVITGTLPTLAREQAEQLIKAHGGKVAGSVSKKTSYVVAGEAAGSKLARARELNVPVLDEAGLRALIGAAPTPPADPGQITLDL
- a CDS encoding alpha/beta fold hydrolase, with product MLSAAIERTLAYGAPISRATLPLINGLARRRLLRTGVEQREARLDGILVNYYYKAPAQPAPDAAPIVLLHGIADNALTWSFMLGALARQYPVYALDLPGYGFSGLPPARAYMTLDEMCGVLSTFLRHELGRPAMIVGNSMGGWLAVKLAWAVPSLVRAIVLLDAGGAPLQGRDSWVPFGETIGIPDMKTARLVFRQMFGGIPAPMLYLGQHSLQELFQRRVVREFVANMLEADPERELLRAPDLRNLPVPAGLIWGLNDTFLPQGSLEFFRENLPGAPTMLLKRCGHLPQRERPVAVLHFLRMFAARLAAQHDVHATR
- a CDS encoding YaeQ family protein translates to MALTATIYTFTIDLADVDRGVYETLELRVAQQPSETLEYMVSRVLAYCLEYTEGIAFTQGLAAGDEPAVWVHDLTGRMIAWIDVGMPDAERLHRASKQAGRVAIYTHRNPEMLKQQLAGKRIHRAEDIPLYAIEHQLMAALVAAIERRTRMTLSVTERQLYIDIAGQSITGTLAEHRLE
- a CDS encoding helix-turn-helix transcriptional regulator is translated as MSERSPKVARRRAQYIWTGEVIRALREHMNLTQREMADELEVRQQTISEWETNLHTPHRSTQKTLSMIAERVEFKYEVAPAPADPADPGA
- the folK gene encoding 2-amino-4-hydroxy-6-hydroxymethyldihydropteridine diphosphokinase, encoding MTHTEATTVYLALGANLGDRRAAIVAALAQLAPAVQVERVSSLYETEPAYLLDQPRFLNAALRGRTTLAPLALLALLKQIERDLGRHAGVRYGPRTIDLDILVYGDQVLAGASLTIPHPRMAERPFVLVPLAEIAPDLVPPGWQRSVGALAHDVRGHGDVITCKGDLAHA
- a CDS encoding response regulator; the protein is MWMPTTHTSEAAAALPAQRRSPGDDPPGHIMVVDDNREAGAALAALLELDRHTVDHMLDGRTALSAIECRQPDLIILDVQLPDMDGYAVCAALKRSPITWQIPIIMVTVEGQRASRLQGLEAGADDYLQKPVDMQELEVRIRSLLRNKRRNDQLEQAEAVIFALARTVEAKDAYTEGHLQRLALYSVAIGERLGLSSDAMLALRYGALLHDVGKVGVDELIIRKGGPLTPAEYRVMQQHTLIGERIVQPLRMAAAVSPIVRHHHERWDGRGYPDGLAREAIPLGARIVAVADAFDAMTTTRPYNRVFSVAEAAERLRAGAGLYWDPTVVAVFLDWLRTARALA